The genomic region CAACTATGGTGGCGAGCATCTGTTTCTTAAAGTCGTCCTCAACTCCGTTAAGAGTTATCTCAAGATTGAGACTGAAGGTGCTACCTTTGTCTATTATTTCGTAGTCAAATTTTGCCTTATCCTCTGCAATGCCCTTTTTGTTGTTGATTCTGACTCCGTCACGAAATGACACAGAAACATTTCCAATGGGTAAAAGATCACTACAGGCAATGGAGCTCTGGGTTGAATTTTCCTCATCAGAGCGTTTTGTCCCCCAGAAGTATTCAATCTTAGAACTATCAATCCCTACATTTTCTGTCTTATGTCTGAGTACACCGATAAAGGATGTGGCAGGTATAAATGGTCTGCCAGCACTGTCTTTCATTACATCAAGGTCACTGTTTTCTTCCATACCAGAGCCGATAATTGCAGGCGATAGAAGCTCAATGATTCCTTTAAGTATGAGTTTTCCCTTTACCATGTCTACCTCCTATTTTGCATTTTCCTTAATACGGAAAGAAGGGTTGAGAGATAGGTTTTTTTGAGTTTTGTCAAAATATCTGAGTTATTGATATCAAATAGCTCAAAATCCCTTAAGATTCTATTAAAATTATGCTCATTTAGAAGATTTTTGAGTTCCTCGTGATTATCTTTTTTCAGAAAATCAACGAGGAAATCATAGAGGGTTTGCTCACTGGTTTTGCATTTTGTAAGATGATTTTTCGCTGTTGTTTTGAGATTCTTAAGAAGTTCGGTAAGTTTATCCTCTGTAACAGCCTTTTCAAGCTTTGAAAGCAGGGATTTTGGCGGAATATTTTTTTCAAATTCTGATGCCTTGCGTATTGCAATTTTTTGAGTATTAGCGATGAGGAATTCTTCTGCAAGCGAACTAATGATGGATTTTAAAGCTTGTGGAGGAGTACTGACAGGTTTGCTGTATTTTTTATCTTTCTGTGCTATGTAGTATTTCTCACTTTCCTGCCATCCAATAACAAATCTTCCAAATCCAAGATGGGTGAGCATACCTATGCCTTTTTTCTGAAGCTGTCTGAGTCTGGGTATATCATCTTCTTTTACATCAATGATAAATGCAGAGCCTGCTGTAAAGCATATCTCAAGAGGTGTTTTAAGTCTCCAAACTGAGATAAATCCTTCCCATTCTTTAGCTCTGATAAAAGCTTTCTTTACAGGACAGCCTATAGCTCTCTCAAACTCCTTTATATCAACTACAGGAAAGCCATTTTCATTGTAAATGATCGTATCTGAAAGCAGTGTGAGAACAGCCTCACCAGCCTTAATATCTGAATCTTTTATCTCAGAGTAAAACTCAAAGGGTTCATCGCTAAGTATCTCAAATCTTACTTTTCCATACTGGTTACTTTTTGACCGTCCAAGATAGTAAACACCTTGGGGAAAACTCTTTTTAAATTCCAGCAGATTCTCAGCACTACTGAGTATGAATCCCTCAAAAACCTGTCCTTCATCAATTGACTCGTAGTTGAATATAATTCCTTGTTTCGCAACTCCCGTGTGTCTGTCCCTTGAGTGGTGGAAGTTAATAGATTTATTGAGACTTTCAAGATAAATGCTGCTTTCTTTCAGTCTGCAGTAATTGCCATCAAAGGGTTTTGTCTGTATTTCTTCATCTTCTATCTCTGTAAGGAGTAAATCGTAGATTTTACTGTCATCGTGCTTTTCCCTCTGTATGGAAAGAGGCACAGGATAATGTATCTGGAATTCATTTTGGTAGTCTCTGCTTGCAATGTAGGCATTGAGGAATTTTATCTCGCCCTTTATAAACCACTTGAAAAATCTCTCATCGCTTTCTGCTACAGCATTGAGCTTATTTTTCTCTATAAACTCATTTGCAAAAAGACCTCTTAGATGACTGCCAGGGATATAATCAAGGGTTGCAACCATGTTGGGATCTCCTGTGTTAGAACTAAAAATAAGTGGTGACAATGCAGTTATGCGATATCTTATTGCTTGCATACTAACCCTCCATTTGCTTTATAAAATCTAACTCTTTTTCTCCTTCAAGTAGACTGCATCTTATCTCACCAAAGCCTCTGTTTCGCCTCGTTCCAAGTCTTGTGAGATTTAAACAGGCAAAGGAAAGAAGCATTAGAAATGAATCAGTGTTCTCTTTAAGTAAGACTGTGCCTTCAAAAACCGTTCCTTTTTTCAAAACTCTGCAGGTTCTAAGAGAGCCTTCCTTAGCCACTCCTTTTTCAATGGATGTTTGCTGTCTGATCTCTGTGTAGTATTTTCTGATTCCTTCAGGATTTACAATGTTTTGATATTCTTCCATACAGTAACTAAGCCATTGTCTGAGTTCATCATAATCTTTAACTGTGAGATTTGAGATAAACAGAGGGGAAGGCTTTTCACAGCCTGGGCTTCCAAAAAGTTGATTCACTATCAAGTATTCAGATGAGTTCTTTGTGAGGTCAAAGATTTTTATGCCAGCAGAACTAAGCATCTCACATACCTCTGTAGCTGAATCTCTAAGACATCCCTTAATTCTTTTTGAAGGAAC from Thermodesulfovibrio sp. 3907-1M harbors:
- a CDS encoding RAMP superfamily CRISPR-associated protein: MQAIRYRITALSPLIFSSNTGDPNMVATLDYIPGSHLRGLFANEFIEKNKLNAVAESDERFFKWFIKGEIKFLNAYIASRDYQNEFQIHYPVPLSIQREKHDDSKIYDLLLTEIEDEEIQTKPFDGNYCRLKESSIYLESLNKSINFHHSRDRHTGVAKQGIIFNYESIDEGQVFEGFILSSAENLLEFKKSFPQGVYYLGRSKSNQYGKVRFEILSDEPFEFYSEIKDSDIKAGEAVLTLLSDTIIYNENGFPVVDIKEFERAIGCPVKKAFIRAKEWEGFISVWRLKTPLEICFTAGSAFIIDVKEDDIPRLRQLQKKGIGMLTHLGFGRFVIGWQESEKYYIAQKDKKYSKPVSTPPQALKSIISSLAEEFLIANTQKIAIRKASEFEKNIPPKSLLSKLEKAVTEDKLTELLKNLKTTAKNHLTKCKTSEQTLYDFLVDFLKKDNHEELKNLLNEHNFNRILRDFELFDINNSDILTKLKKTYLSTLLSVLRKMQNRR
- a CDS encoding RAMP superfamily CRISPR-associated protein, which encodes MKQLKLKIELKSACLVGSAEGFGAVIDSDVVFDEIGIPYVPSKRIKGCLRDSATEVCEMLSSAGIKIFDLTKNSSEYLIVNQLFGSPGCEKPSPLFISNLTVKDYDELRQWLSYCMEEYQNIVNPEGIRKYYTEIRQQTSIEKGVAKEGSLRTCRVLKKGTVFEGTVLLKENTDSFLMLLSFACLNLTRLGTRRNRGFGEIRCSLLEGEKELDFIKQMEG